In a genomic window of Rhodoligotrophos appendicifer:
- a CDS encoding GNAT family N-acetyltransferase, with the protein MVRFGSASASTSASATAAAGTIAESPVALSAWNALVRSAAEPSLAADPAWVLPALRHLDPRRDAIIATEMVNGAPGFVAVLRKTRWRWGIPCPVLTSWSHAHHFLGTPLVNEKDGFAGFTKLFSRGLPVLWTRLPLEGAAMAQIEAAAQGSGAQVSVTNRHERACYRPDGRFEERFKATVSRHRRKEFRRLRARLAEQGDLRFTALCQGDRLDPWFDQFEALEASGWKGRRGSALAQDEPSALFLREAGYRLAAEGRLMFWALTLDDRPVAMLWAMISGRRAWLGKIAYDETLARSSPGVLLMLEATAALDRQTAVDLVDSCATPDHGMINHLWRDRLAIGDVLVTPPGFSKFLHRLLVLAEQSRTLAACRLRRLKHSLIRKN; encoded by the coding sequence ATGGTACGCTTCGGCAGTGCTTCCGCGTCAACATCCGCTTCGGCAACCGCAGCAGCCGGCACGATCGCCGAAAGCCCGGTTGCGCTCAGCGCGTGGAACGCGCTGGTCCGATCGGCTGCCGAGCCCAGCCTTGCCGCGGATCCTGCATGGGTCCTGCCGGCATTGCGCCATCTCGACCCGCGCCGCGATGCCATCATCGCCACCGAAATGGTCAATGGCGCACCAGGCTTCGTCGCCGTGCTCCGGAAGACGCGGTGGAGATGGGGCATCCCCTGCCCCGTCCTGACCAGTTGGTCCCATGCCCATCACTTTCTGGGCACACCCCTGGTGAACGAGAAAGACGGTTTCGCCGGCTTCACCAAACTGTTTTCCCGCGGATTGCCGGTCCTCTGGACACGGCTGCCTCTGGAGGGCGCTGCCATGGCGCAGATCGAAGCCGCCGCCCAAGGCAGCGGCGCCCAAGTTTCCGTCACCAATCGCCATGAACGTGCCTGCTATCGTCCTGACGGGCGTTTCGAGGAACGGTTCAAGGCCACCGTATCGCGGCATCGCCGCAAGGAATTCCGGCGGCTTCGGGCGCGCCTTGCCGAGCAGGGAGATCTGCGCTTTACCGCCCTGTGCCAGGGGGATCGCCTCGATCCCTGGTTCGACCAGTTCGAGGCCCTGGAGGCGTCTGGCTGGAAGGGAAGACGGGGCAGCGCGCTGGCCCAGGACGAGCCCTCGGCCCTGTTTCTGCGGGAGGCCGGCTACCGACTCGCAGCCGAGGGCCGGCTGATGTTCTGGGCGCTTACATTGGACGATCGGCCCGTGGCCATGCTGTGGGCGATGATCAGCGGGCGCAGAGCCTGGCTCGGCAAGATCGCCTATGACGAAACCCTGGCCCGCTCCTCGCCGGGGGTGCTGCTGATGCTGGAGGCGACGGCGGCGCTCGACCGGCAGACAGCCGTCGACCTCGTGGATTCCTGCGCCACCCCCGACCATGGGATGATCAATCACCTGTGGCGCGACAGACTTGCGATCGGGGACGTGCTGGTGACGCCACCCGGCTTCTCCAAATTCCTGCACCGGCTGCTGGTGCTGGCGGAGCAGAGCCGGACCCTCGCGGCATGTCGATTGCGGCGGTTAAAGCATTCATTGATCAGGAAGAATTGA
- a CDS encoding MarC family protein translates to MWTEAIFASFITLFVVIDPIGLVPLFLALTPNATKSQRRIIAGRAVFVGFVILLAFGLLGDELLRFLGISLAAFRMAGGLLLFVIALEMLFEKHHERRERNVTDQADAEAEALPQDDLDDVSVFPLGIPLIAGPGAITSIILLMNEQQGSLSAQSMVMGVMVGIMLLTLVLFLIAGAVSHYISPMVTRAVTRVLSVILAALALQFILDGVREFALLL, encoded by the coding sequence GTGTGGACAGAGGCCATCTTCGCGAGTTTCATCACCCTGTTCGTGGTGATCGATCCCATCGGCCTCGTCCCGCTCTTCCTCGCCCTGACCCCGAACGCCACAAAGTCCCAACGCCGGATCATCGCCGGCCGGGCCGTCTTTGTCGGCTTCGTGATTCTGCTCGCCTTCGGTCTCCTCGGCGACGAACTGCTCCGCTTTCTCGGCATCAGCCTGGCGGCCTTCCGCATGGCCGGAGGACTGCTGCTCTTCGTCATCGCCCTGGAGATGCTGTTCGAAAAGCATCATGAGCGCCGGGAGCGCAACGTCACCGACCAGGCGGACGCCGAAGCGGAGGCTTTGCCGCAAGACGATCTGGACGATGTGAGCGTCTTTCCCCTGGGCATACCGCTCATCGCCGGACCCGGCGCCATCACCTCCATCATTCTCCTGATGAACGAACAGCAGGGGAGCCTCAGCGCGCAGTCGATGGTCATGGGCGTGATGGTCGGCATCATGCTGCTGACGCTCGTCCTGTTCCTGATCGCCGGCGCCGTCAGCCATTACATCAGCCCGATGGTGACGCGTGCGGTGACCCGTGTCCTCAGCGTCATCCTCGCGGCGCTGGCGCTGCAATTCATCCTCGACGGGGTCCGGGAATTCGCGCTGCTGCTCTGA
- the rpmF gene encoding 50S ribosomal protein L32, which translates to MAVPKKKSSPMRRGNRRSGHTKETPSYVESKQSGELHRPHHIDLKTGMYRGKQILEPREDF; encoded by the coding sequence ATGGCTGTTCCAAAAAAGAAAAGCTCGCCCATGCGGCGCGGCAATCGTCGTTCGGGTCACACGAAAGAGACCCCGAGCTATGTCGAGAGCAAGCAGTCTGGCGAATTGCACAGGCCGCACCACATCGATCTGAAGACCGGCATGTACCGGGGCAAGCAGATCCTCGAGCCCCGCGAAGACTTCTAA
- a CDS encoding 5-guanidino-2-oxopentanoate decarboxylase, with protein sequence MAQSTGEALVALLEGYGIEQAFGIPGVHNVELYRALPRSSIRHVLPRHEQGAGFMADGYGRVTGKPAACFTITGPGLTNILTAVGEANSDSAPMLVISSTLDVPDLGQGRGRLHDMIDQHGAAASVAGFAAVATASKDVPDLVARALAFMRAGRPQPAYIEIPIDVLKSEAEGDWEPRSLPSRPQPDPVLIDRAAEFLLKAERPIMVLGGGAVAATEPARRIAEMVGAAVVTTIAGKGIVPNDHPLCLGAILPDPKTHKLLSEADVVLAVGSELAETDFWLDGETIKFRGALIRIDVDAQKIASPHSAALPILADAKPALEALVAAIGRHGEAPKSRVTPSWVSAFRAEVEANEAPSRKMHRKVLEVVRSALPEDTIVVSDETQLAYSANQVFPMGKPASWCHPIGFGTLGYGLPAAIGAKLGKPDRPVVLITGDYSFQFTCQELGTAAEAGLTLPIIVWNSESLAEIHDDMVKKGIKPNAVTLKNPDFPALGRAFNCLGVRVTSLAELETAIKDALTAKVPTVIEVKSDIVA encoded by the coding sequence ATGGCGCAGTCTACGGGCGAAGCTCTGGTCGCCCTGCTGGAAGGCTATGGTATCGAACAAGCCTTCGGAATTCCTGGCGTACATAATGTCGAGCTGTACCGGGCCCTGCCGCGATCTTCGATCCGGCACGTGCTGCCCCGGCACGAGCAGGGCGCCGGCTTCATGGCCGACGGCTATGGACGCGTGACCGGCAAGCCCGCCGCATGCTTCACCATCACAGGGCCGGGATTGACGAACATCCTGACGGCGGTGGGCGAGGCCAATTCGGATTCGGCGCCGATGCTGGTGATCTCCAGCACGCTCGATGTTCCGGACCTGGGCCAAGGCCGCGGCCGGCTGCACGACATGATCGATCAACATGGCGCGGCGGCGAGCGTCGCAGGATTTGCGGCCGTGGCGACAGCCTCGAAGGACGTGCCGGACCTGGTCGCGAGGGCGCTGGCCTTCATGCGCGCGGGGCGGCCGCAGCCGGCCTATATCGAAATCCCCATCGACGTGCTCAAGTCGGAAGCTGAGGGAGACTGGGAACCGAGGTCCCTGCCCTCGCGGCCACAGCCCGACCCGGTGCTGATCGACCGGGCCGCGGAGTTCCTGCTCAAGGCCGAGCGCCCCATCATGGTGCTGGGCGGCGGGGCCGTCGCCGCGACGGAGCCGGCCCGGCGCATCGCCGAGATGGTCGGGGCTGCCGTGGTGACGACCATCGCGGGCAAGGGGATCGTGCCAAACGATCATCCGCTGTGCCTGGGCGCCATCCTGCCCGATCCGAAGACGCATAAGCTGCTCTCAGAGGCCGATGTGGTTCTGGCGGTGGGATCGGAGCTGGCGGAGACGGATTTCTGGCTGGACGGGGAGACCATCAAGTTCCGGGGCGCCCTGATCCGGATCGACGTGGATGCGCAAAAGATCGCCTCACCGCATTCGGCCGCGCTGCCGATCCTGGCAGATGCGAAGCCCGCGCTGGAAGCCCTGGTGGCTGCCATCGGGCGGCATGGAGAGGCCCCGAAGTCGCGGGTGACGCCTTCCTGGGTGTCGGCATTCCGGGCGGAGGTGGAGGCCAACGAAGCGCCTTCACGCAAGATGCACCGGAAGGTCCTGGAGGTGGTGCGAAGCGCCCTGCCCGAGGATACGATCGTGGTCAGCGACGAAACGCAGCTCGCCTATTCGGCCAATCAAGTGTTTCCCATGGGAAAGCCGGCAAGCTGGTGCCATCCGATCGGGTTCGGCACGCTCGGTTACGGACTCCCGGCAGCCATCGGGGCCAAGTTGGGCAAGCCCGATCGACCCGTCGTGCTCATCACGGGCGACTACAGCTTCCAATTCACCTGCCAGGAGCTGGGCACCGCCGCGGAAGCGGGCCTGACGCTACCAATCATCGTGTGGAATTCGGAGTCGCTCGCGGAAATCCATGACGACATGGTCAAGAAGGGCATCAAGCCCAATGCCGTGACCCTCAAGAACCCCGATTTTCCAGCCCTGGGCCGAGCCTTCAACTGTCTGGGGGTGCGGGTCACGTCGCTGGCCGAGCTGGAGACGGCCATCAAGGACGCGTTGACGGCAAAGGTCCCGACGGTCATCGAGGTGAAGTCGGACATCGTGGCTTGA
- a CDS encoding dipeptide ABC transporter ATP-binding protein produces MSDVILEARDLTRVYQVGGGLFSKPATVKALAGASFTLRRGKTLAVVGESGCGKSTLARLVTMIEAPTSGSLTIDGVEIGTADSKQLRAMRSKVQIIFQNPYGSLNPRQKIGDAIEEPLLVNSAMPARERREKARSMMRQVGLRPEHYERYPHMFSGGQRQRIAIARALMLDPEVLVLDEPVSALDVSIQAQVLNLLADLQERFGLAYLFISHGLSVVRHIADEVMVMYLGRPVEQGPREEIFERPRHPYTKALLSATPIADPERAKIRIMLIGELPSPIDPPSGCPFHPRCPAVFERCPGERPLLLPAGPSLVACHAVEEGRISPGIPSEAAVPS; encoded by the coding sequence ATGAGCGACGTCATCCTGGAGGCACGGGATCTCACACGGGTCTATCAGGTGGGCGGCGGCCTCTTCTCCAAGCCGGCAACGGTGAAGGCGCTGGCCGGGGCAAGCTTCACGCTCCGTCGCGGCAAGACACTGGCCGTGGTGGGGGAATCGGGTTGCGGAAAATCGACCCTGGCGCGGCTGGTCACCATGATCGAGGCGCCGACCAGCGGCAGCCTGACGATCGACGGGGTGGAAATCGGCACGGCGGACAGCAAGCAGTTGCGGGCGATGCGCTCAAAGGTGCAGATCATCTTCCAGAACCCGTATGGTTCGCTCAATCCAAGGCAGAAGATCGGCGACGCCATCGAGGAGCCGCTGCTGGTCAACAGCGCCATGCCCGCTCGGGAGCGTCGCGAGAAGGCGCGGTCGATGATGCGGCAGGTGGGGCTCCGACCGGAGCATTACGAGCGCTATCCGCACATGTTCTCGGGCGGTCAGCGGCAACGGATCGCCATCGCCCGGGCGCTCATGCTGGACCCCGAGGTCCTGGTGCTGGACGAGCCGGTGTCGGCGCTGGACGTTTCCATCCAGGCGCAGGTGTTGAACCTGCTGGCGGACCTTCAGGAGCGGTTCGGCCTGGCCTATCTGTTCATCAGCCACGGGCTTTCCGTGGTCCGTCACATCGCGGACGAGGTGATGGTGATGTATCTCGGGCGCCCGGTGGAACAGGGGCCGCGGGAGGAGATCTTCGAACGCCCCCGGCATCCCTATACGAAGGCGCTGCTCTCGGCGACGCCGATCGCCGATCCCGAGCGGGCGAAGATCCGGATCATGCTCATCGGTGAGCTCCCCTCGCCCATCGATCCGCCGTCGGGCTGCCCGTTCCACCCACGCTGTCCCGCCGTGTTCGAGCGATGTCCGGGAGAACGGCCGCTGCTGCTCCCGGCCGGTCCCAGCCTGGTGGCCTGCCATGCGGTGGAGGAGGGGCGCATCAGCCCTGGCATTCCGAGCGAAGCCGCTGTACCAAGCTAG
- a CDS encoding ABC transporter ATP-binding protein codes for MALLEIEELSVVFETAMGDLKAVDSVSLSVDAREIVAVVGESGSGKSVAMLAVMGLLPWTATVRAKRLSFGGTDLLSLSARQRRKIIGKDIAMIFQEPMSSLNPCFTVGYQLAETLKEHTDLDRAGRKARALEMLQAVGIPEPERRLKAFPHQLSGGMSQRVMIAMAISCRPKLLIADEPTTALDVTIQAQILDLLITLQRDTHMGLVLITHDMGVVAETAQRVSVQYAGQKVEEQPVRSLFADPHHPYTAALLAALPERARGRRLPSIPGVVPGLFDRPDGCLFSPRCQFATAKCHQVEPPRAMGLGKALCHYPLIHGVPQGHPDPARREAAA; via the coding sequence ATGGCACTCTTGGAGATCGAGGAGCTTTCCGTCGTGTTCGAGACCGCGATGGGCGACCTCAAGGCGGTCGACAGCGTCTCGCTGAGCGTCGATGCCCGAGAGATCGTCGCCGTCGTCGGAGAATCGGGGTCGGGCAAGTCGGTCGCGATGCTCGCGGTGATGGGACTCCTGCCGTGGACGGCCACGGTGCGGGCGAAGAGGCTGAGCTTCGGCGGCACCGACCTCCTGTCGCTGTCGGCGCGGCAGCGGCGAAAGATCATCGGCAAGGACATCGCCATGATCTTCCAGGAGCCCATGTCGAGCCTCAATCCATGCTTCACGGTCGGATATCAGCTTGCCGAGACGCTGAAGGAACATACCGACCTGGATCGGGCGGGGCGGAAGGCCAGAGCCCTCGAGATGCTGCAGGCGGTGGGAATTCCGGAGCCCGAGCGGCGGCTCAAGGCGTTTCCCCATCAGCTGTCCGGCGGCATGAGCCAGCGGGTGATGATCGCGATGGCCATCTCCTGCCGGCCCAAGCTGCTGATCGCGGACGAGCCGACCACGGCGCTGGACGTGACAATCCAGGCGCAGATCCTGGACCTGCTCATCACGCTGCAGCGCGACACGCATATGGGACTGGTGCTGATCACCCACGACATGGGCGTGGTCGCCGAGACGGCGCAGCGGGTCAGCGTGCAGTATGCGGGTCAAAAGGTGGAGGAGCAGCCGGTGCGGTCGCTGTTCGCCGATCCGCATCATCCGTACACGGCGGCATTGCTCGCGGCCCTGCCGGAGCGGGCGCGCGGCCGCAGACTGCCCTCGATCCCCGGCGTGGTGCCGGGGCTCTTCGACCGGCCGGACGGCTGCCTGTTCTCGCCGCGCTGCCAGTTTGCGACAGCGAAATGCCATCAGGTCGAGCCACCCCGTGCGATGGGGCTGGGCAAGGCCCTCTGCCATTATCCCCTGATCCACGGCGTGCCCCAGGGCCATCCCGATCCGGCGCGGCGCGAGGCGGCGGCATGA
- a CDS encoding ABC transporter permease subunit: MSDLSSTEPAVDLRRTGRVALLREFWAYFRENKGAVWGLYFFVFIILVAILAPLIAPHAPYEQYRDALLVPPVWSDGGQWRFLLGTDAVGRDMLSRLIYGSRYSLLIGCIVVSISLVVGVVLGLIAGFSPGAVDATIMRIMDVILSFPSLLLALVLVALLGPSFTNAMIAIAIVQQPHYVRLTRAAVLGERPKDYVTAAKVAGVRLPRLMFRTVLPNCMAPLIVQAALSFSTAILDAAALGFLGMGAQPPTPEWGTMLAEAREFILRAWWVVTFPGLAILITVLAINLMGDGLRDALDPKLKRS, from the coding sequence ATGAGCGATCTCAGCAGCACGGAACCCGCGGTCGACCTCCGCAGGACGGGGCGAGTGGCACTGCTGCGGGAGTTCTGGGCCTATTTCCGCGAGAACAAGGGTGCGGTCTGGGGGCTGTATTTCTTCGTGTTCATCATCCTGGTGGCGATCTTAGCGCCGCTGATCGCGCCGCACGCGCCCTATGAGCAGTATCGCGACGCTCTTCTCGTGCCTCCGGTGTGGAGCGATGGAGGACAATGGCGGTTCCTGTTGGGGACGGATGCCGTCGGGCGCGACATGCTTTCGCGGCTGATCTACGGCAGCCGGTACTCGTTGCTGATCGGGTGCATCGTCGTCAGCATCTCCCTGGTGGTGGGCGTGGTGCTCGGGCTCATCGCCGGGTTCTCGCCGGGGGCGGTCGACGCCACGATCATGCGGATCATGGATGTGATCCTGTCGTTCCCGAGCCTGCTGCTGGCGCTGGTCCTGGTGGCGCTGCTGGGTCCCAGCTTCACCAATGCGATGATCGCCATCGCCATCGTGCAGCAACCGCATTACGTGCGGCTGACACGGGCGGCGGTGCTGGGGGAAAGACCCAAGGACTATGTGACGGCAGCCAAGGTGGCGGGCGTCAGACTGCCGCGATTGATGTTCAGGACCGTGCTGCCCAACTGCATGGCACCACTGATCGTGCAGGCGGCCCTGTCGTTCTCCACCGCGATCCTGGATGCGGCAGCATTGGGCTTCCTGGGCATGGGCGCGCAACCGCCGACGCCCGAATGGGGAACGATGCTGGCGGAAGCCCGGGAGTTCATCCTCCGGGCATGGTGGGTGGTGACCTTTCCCGGGCTGGCCATCCTCATCACCGTGCTGGCGATCAACCTGATGGGAGACGGGTTGCGAGACGCGTTGGATCCCAAGCTGAAGAGGTCGTGA
- a CDS encoding ABC transporter permease subunit, which translates to MIWFLIRRTLLLIPTFIGVTIIAFGFIRLLPGDPVLMMAGERSLTAARYAEVMRAYGLDRPIWEQYLTFMNNLMHGDLGVSIITRKPVLTEFLTLFPATVELTVCAMIFAVVIGIPAGVLAAVKRRSAFDHTAMTVALIGYSMPIFWWGLLLIIFFSGILRWTPVSGRISLLYFFPSVTGFMLIDSLLSGQKGAFTSAVSHLILPTIVLGTIPLAVIARQTRSAMLEVLSDDYVRTARAKGLSPLRVVGVHALRNAMIPVITTIGLQTGVLIAGAILTETIFSWPGIGKWMIDSIFRRDYPAVQGGLLLIAAIVMVVNLVVDLTYGLVNPKIRHGG; encoded by the coding sequence ATGATCTGGTTCCTCATCAGACGGACCCTGCTGCTGATCCCGACCTTCATCGGGGTCACGATCATCGCCTTCGGGTTCATCCGTCTCCTGCCGGGGGACCCGGTGCTGATGATGGCAGGAGAGCGATCGCTCACCGCTGCGAGATATGCCGAGGTGATGCGCGCCTATGGGCTGGACCGGCCGATCTGGGAGCAGTACCTCACCTTCATGAACAATCTGATGCATGGGGACCTGGGGGTCTCCATCATCACCCGGAAACCGGTGCTGACGGAATTCCTGACGCTGTTTCCGGCAACCGTCGAATTGACGGTCTGTGCCATGATCTTCGCCGTCGTGATCGGAATTCCGGCCGGGGTCCTCGCCGCGGTGAAGCGACGCTCGGCCTTCGACCATACGGCGATGACGGTCGCCTTGATCGGCTATTCGATGCCGATCTTCTGGTGGGGGCTGCTGCTGATCATCTTCTTCTCCGGCATCCTCCGGTGGACGCCGGTGTCCGGTCGGATCTCGCTGCTCTACTTCTTTCCGTCGGTCACCGGTTTCATGCTGATCGACAGCCTGCTTTCGGGGCAGAAGGGTGCCTTCACTTCGGCTGTCAGCCACCTGATCCTGCCGACCATCGTGCTCGGCACAATTCCCCTGGCGGTGATCGCGCGGCAGACGCGATCGGCCATGCTGGAGGTGCTGAGCGACGATTACGTGCGGACCGCGCGGGCGAAAGGTCTGAGCCCGCTGAGAGTGGTGGGTGTGCATGCGCTACGGAATGCGATGATCCCGGTGATCACCACCATCGGCCTGCAGACAGGCGTGCTGATCGCCGGCGCCATTCTGACGGAGACAATCTTCTCCTGGCCGGGCATCGGCAAATGGATGATCGATTCCATCTTCCGCCGGGACTATCCGGCCGTACAGGGTGGGCTGCTGCTCATCGCGGCCATCGTCATGGTGGTCAATCTGGTCGTCGACCTGACCTATGGGCTGGTCAATCCCAAGATCCGGCACGGAGGATGA
- a CDS encoding ABC transporter substrate-binding protein: MIGVSLLAAAAVSADAKTLVYCSEGSPEGFDPALFTAGTTFDASAKPIYNRLVEFERGETSVIPGLAESWEVSDDGKEYIFKLRKGVKFHTTDFFTPTRDLNADDVVFSFERQLKKDDPWYNYGGGNWEYFASMSMPDLIKSIEKVDDQTVKMVLNRPEAPMVANLAMDFASIVSKEYADKLKADGKMEMLNQEPVGTGPFQFVAYQKDAAIRYKANPDYFGGKQPIDDLVFAITLDPAVRYEKLKAGECHVASYPAPADVKSMKENASLQVQEQAGLNVAYLGYNTLVKPFDDARVRKALNMAINKPAIIEAVFEGSGAVAKNPIPPTMWSYNDAVKDDPYDPEAAKKLLEEAGVKDLSMKVWAMPVQRPYMPNARRTAEMIQADFAKIGVKAEIVTFEWGEYLKRSSEKDRDGAVILGWTGDNGDPDNFLAVLLGCDAVGSANRAQWCYKPFDDLIQKAKVVSDQAERTKLYEQAQVVFKEQDPWATLAHSVVFMPMSKKVMNYKMDPLGSHRFDGVDITE, encoded by the coding sequence ATGATCGGTGTGTCGCTGCTCGCCGCAGCAGCCGTTTCGGCAGATGCCAAAACATTGGTCTATTGTTCCGAAGGAAGCCCCGAAGGCTTCGACCCGGCACTCTTTACCGCCGGCACAACATTCGATGCATCGGCAAAGCCCATCTATAATCGTCTCGTCGAATTCGAGCGCGGAGAGACATCCGTGATCCCGGGACTGGCAGAATCCTGGGAGGTCTCGGATGACGGCAAAGAATACATCTTCAAGCTGCGCAAGGGCGTGAAATTCCACACGACGGATTTCTTCACCCCGACGCGGGACCTCAATGCCGACGACGTCGTGTTCTCCTTTGAACGGCAGCTCAAAAAGGATGATCCCTGGTACAATTATGGCGGCGGCAACTGGGAATATTTCGCCTCCATGTCGATGCCTGACCTGATCAAATCGATCGAAAAGGTGGATGACCAGACGGTCAAGATGGTGCTCAATCGTCCGGAAGCGCCAATGGTCGCCAATCTGGCCATGGACTTCGCTTCGATCGTCTCCAAGGAGTATGCCGACAAGCTGAAGGCGGACGGCAAGATGGAGATGTTGAACCAGGAGCCCGTAGGCACCGGCCCCTTCCAGTTCGTGGCCTATCAGAAGGACGCAGCGATCCGCTACAAGGCCAATCCTGACTATTTTGGCGGCAAACAGCCGATCGACGATCTGGTGTTCGCCATCACGCTGGATCCGGCCGTCCGGTACGAGAAGCTGAAGGCGGGCGAGTGCCACGTCGCGTCATATCCCGCACCAGCCGACGTCAAAAGCATGAAGGAAAATGCCAGCCTGCAAGTGCAGGAACAGGCGGGGCTCAACGTCGCCTATCTCGGTTACAATACATTGGTGAAGCCCTTCGATGACGCGCGGGTGCGCAAGGCGTTGAACATGGCGATCAACAAGCCGGCGATCATCGAAGCGGTCTTCGAAGGCTCCGGGGCCGTCGCGAAGAACCCCATCCCGCCGACGATGTGGAGCTACAATGATGCGGTGAAGGACGATCCCTATGATCCGGAGGCCGCGAAGAAGCTGCTGGAAGAGGCCGGCGTCAAGGATCTGTCGATGAAGGTCTGGGCAATGCCGGTGCAACGGCCCTACATGCCGAATGCGCGCCGCACCGCAGAGATGATCCAGGCGGATTTCGCCAAGATCGGGGTGAAGGCCGAGATCGTGACCTTCGAATGGGGCGAGTATCTGAAGCGGTCGTCGGAGAAGGACAGAGACGGCGCGGTCATCCTGGGATGGACGGGCGACAATGGCGATCCGGACAATTTCCTGGCGGTGCTCCTGGGCTGTGATGCGGTGGGGTCCGCCAATCGCGCACAATGGTGCTACAAGCCGTTCGACGACCTGATCCAGAAGGCGAAGGTGGTCAGCGACCAGGCGGAGCGGACGAAGCTCTATGAACAGGCGCAAGTGGTGTTCAAGGAGCAAGATCCCTGGGCCACGCTGGCGCATTCGGTCGTGTTCATGCCGATGAGCAAGAAGGTCATGAACTACAAGATGGATCCGCTGGGCAGCCACAGGTTCGACGGAGTCGACATCACGGAATAG
- a CDS encoding alpha/beta hydrolase codes for MAGDALLRIIRGPLGPFIARPWFDELALLALKRWFLPASRQWAVANATGTDLSAFLSTLGAGEITRGRSEIDRLLHDVKEARARRFDAEVRWEAHFFGHERAPPGILATYENERLERARAHTALFRRFGGFRYKRPLESATWRIPTPEQAEMISGPEELDPAVVYSFPPEDIIRQSVALDDAGGRQFWIRFRSPYAVVGDRVTAWVYEPRGIANPPTLIFGHGLGMDFDHWPGMKADTSIFTKAGIRVIRPEAPWHGRRVPLGHYSGEVFAATLPLGAVHGLAGSVLEWSVLMRWARATSSGPVAVGGISLGALTAQLLAAKARYWPREYWPDALLLINHCASIWHILAKGRLPDAWKSRDRLTKAGWNRVTIAPYLPLMDPWEETVVPAQAMVTLNGRYDNVTPYGSAELLLRHWQVPEENRFLWPGGHFSVPLGLIRDQRPLIRFSQILKGL; via the coding sequence ATGGCCGGTGACGCCCTATTGAGGATCATCCGCGGCCCTCTTGGGCCGTTCATAGCGCGTCCATGGTTCGATGAGCTGGCGCTGCTGGCGCTGAAGCGCTGGTTTCTTCCGGCCTCTCGCCAGTGGGCCGTCGCGAACGCGACCGGGACCGACCTTTCCGCTTTTCTCTCCACCCTGGGTGCCGGCGAGATCACCCGGGGCAGGTCGGAGATTGACCGGCTCCTGCATGATGTAAAGGAGGCGCGGGCTCGCCGCTTCGATGCCGAGGTTCGGTGGGAGGCGCATTTCTTCGGTCATGAGAGGGCACCGCCGGGTATCCTCGCCACCTATGAGAATGAACGGCTCGAGAGGGCACGGGCCCACACCGCGCTCTTCCGCCGGTTTGGCGGTTTTCGCTACAAACGGCCTTTGGAAAGCGCCACGTGGCGCATCCCGACCCCTGAGCAGGCGGAGATGATCTCGGGGCCCGAGGAGCTCGATCCCGCCGTCGTCTATAGCTTTCCACCCGAGGACATCATTCGCCAATCCGTCGCCCTTGACGATGCGGGTGGCCGCCAGTTTTGGATCCGCTTCCGATCTCCCTATGCCGTCGTCGGGGATCGGGTGACGGCCTGGGTCTACGAGCCGCGTGGCATCGCGAATCCGCCGACTTTGATCTTTGGCCACGGTCTGGGCATGGATTTCGACCATTGGCCGGGCATGAAGGCCGACACCTCGATCTTCACCAAGGCGGGCATCCGCGTGATCCGTCCGGAGGCGCCCTGGCATGGCCGTCGCGTTCCTCTCGGCCACTATAGCGGCGAGGTCTTTGCGGCGACCCTTCCCCTCGGCGCCGTTCACGGCCTGGCCGGATCCGTGCTCGAATGGTCGGTTCTCATGCGCTGGGCGCGTGCCACCTCCTCTGGTCCTGTCGCCGTCGGCGGCATCAGCCTGGGTGCCTTGACGGCACAGCTCTTGGCGGCGAAAGCCCGGTACTGGCCGCGCGAATACTGGCCGGATGCGCTCCTCTTGATCAATCATTGCGCCAGCATTTGGCACATACTGGCCAAGGGACGTCTCCCGGACGCGTGGAAGTCCCGCGACCGGCTCACCAAGGCCGGCTGGAACCGTGTGACCATCGCCCCCTATCTGCCGCTGATGGATCCCTGGGAGGAGACGGTGGTGCCCGCCCAGGCGATGGTGACGCTGAACGGCCGCTACGACAATGTTACCCCCTATGGCAGCGCCGAGCTTCTTCTCCGCCACTGGCAGGTCCCCGAAGAGAACCGGTTCCTCTGGCCCGGCGGTCACTTTTCCGTGCCGCTCGGCTTGATCCGCGATCAGCGGCCCCTCATTCGCTTCTCTCAGATCCTGAAAGGCCTGTGA